Genomic window (Elusimicrobiota bacterium):
GTCCCGCTCGACGAGGGACCGCGGGACGGGGAGGAGGAGGGCCGGACGCGGGCCCTCGGGGACGGGGAGCCGCCGCTGCTCGAGGTCCTCGAGCGCGAGGAGGTCTCCGCCCGGGTGCGAGCGGCGCTCGAGCGGCTGGAGTACGACCACCGAACGGTGCTCACGCTCTGCGACATGGAAGGGTGCAGCTATGAGGAGATCTCGCGGGTCGTGGACGTCCCGGTGGGCACGGTGCGCTCGCGGCTCAGCCGCGCCCGCGAAGCCCTGCGCCGCGAGCTGCTCTCGGAGGAGGGAGTGACGGCATGAACTGCATCGAGCGTGAAGTCCTCTCGGCGTACGCGGACGGGGAGTGCGTCTCCTCCGAGCGCGAGACCGTCGAGAAGCACCTCCCCGCCTGCGCGGACTGCCGCGCCCGGCTCGCCGAGCTGCGCGCGCTGAAGGGCGCCGTGGCCTCCGCGTTCCCCTCGCCCTCCCTCTCTCCCGCGCTCGCCCGCGCGCTCCTCGAGCCGGGAGCGCGCCGCCGCGGCTGGGGCGAGGCCCTCCGCGCGCTGCGCGAGAGCCTCCTGCGGCCCGCGGCCGGCTTCGCCTTCGCGGCGGCGGCGCTCGCGCTCGGCGTATGGTTCACCCGCGTCGACGAGCCTCTCGGGGCGCCCGAGCTCCCCGTGGAGCTGCTGCTCTGCGCGCATGAGGATTACGCCCGCACCCTCCCCCTCGCCGCGCGCGAGGCCGCTCCGCTCTCCGCGGACGACGACGAGGCGGCCGATGATTAGGACCCGCGTCCTTCTTTCCGCGCTCCTCGCCGCCGCTCCGACGGCGGCGCTCGCCGGGCCGCGCGCCGCGGCCGCGGCGAAGCCCGAGGCCGCCGCCGAGACGCTTCTGCGCGCGACCCTCGCACCGCCGCGGCGGGCCTGGGACGGCGAGCTCGTCGTCGAGAACCGCGCCGGAGGCGTCGTGGAGCGTCGGACGGTGAAGGCCCTCTTCTCCCCTCCGGACCTGCGGCGGCGCGAGGCGCTCTACCCGGACGGCCGCGTGCGCCTGCTCATCGTCTCCGACGGCCGGGTGGAGTGGGTCTACGACGCCGCGCGCGGGCTCGCGCTCAAGGGCGAGCCCGCCGACCCTGACGTCAAGCTCCTCGACCCCGACGAGGAGCTCGAGCTCCTGCTGCGCAGCCACGAGCTCCGGGAAGGGGACGGAGAGCGCGTCGCCGGACGCGAAGCGCGCGTCCTCGAGCTCTTCCGCCGCGCCGACGGGAAGCTCTCCCTGCGCCTGTGGGTGGACGCGCGCGAGGGTCTCGTGCTCAAGCGCGAGGCCTACGGCGCGGACGGCGAGCCGCCGCTCGTCTCCGAGTTCCGCGCGGTCGTCTTCTCCAGCGCCATCGCCCCGGCGGCCTTCTCCTTCGTCCCCCCCCGGGGGGTGCGCGCGCGCGAACGCCGCTGGCGCGGCGATTTCCTCGACCTCGAGGAGGCTGAGGCTCAGGCCGGGATGCCGCTCATGCTTCCGCGGCGTCTGCCGGAAGGTTTCGTCCTGGAGAGCGTGAACGTCCTCCCCTACAAGGGAGCTTCGATCCTCCATGCCCGCTTCACCGACGGGGTCGGCCTGCTCTCTCTCTTCCAATACCCGCGCACGGCGCGCCTGCGCCTCGGCTGGGGGAAGCTCGGCCGTCCGAAGAGCGTGCGCGTAGGGGTCTCCCCCGGGCGCATGGCGGCGACCGGGGACGGGAAGATCCTCGACTGGAAGGGGGCGCGCTTCCGCTTCGTGCTCATCGGCCCGGGCTCGGCCGAGGCCCTGCGCCGGGTCGCCGAGTCGATCGAGGAGGTCCCATGAAGGCCGCGCTCGCGCTCATCCTCCTTCTTGTCCCGGTCATGAGCCGCGCCGAGAGCTTCGTCGGGGTCTCCGCGTCGACCGTCCCCGCCGCCGCTCGGCCATCCGCTCTCGACTCCGCATCGGATCCGCGGATCGCGAAGGTGAAGGCCGAGATCCGGGAGACCTTGCTCGAGGTGCGCCGCGCGCGCTATGCTCTGCGCAAGGCGGAGGGCGCGCGCGACCCCGCGGCGGTCGAGGCGGCACGCGCGCGGCTCGACGAGGCGAAAGCGGGGCTCAAAGCGCTCCGCACGAAGCTGCGCGAGCTGCTCGCGCCCGGCGGCGCGGGGAAGGCGAAGAAGAGTCGGAAGGCGGGAGGCGCCTCGCGATGACCCGCATCGCGGACCTGCATCCCTGCGAGCGGCCCCGCGAGCGCCTGGCGGCGCGGGGCGCGGCGGCCCTCGGCGACGACGAGCTTCTGGCCCTGGCCCTGCGCACGGGCAACGCCGGCCGCGGCGTCCTGGACCTCGCTCGGGACCTGCTGGCCGCGCATCCGGACGGCGCGCTCGGACGACTGGGCTACGAGCGGCTCGCGGAGCTCGAGGGCCTCGGCACAGGGAGGGCGGCCGCGCTCGCCGCCTCCTTCGAGCTGGCCCGGCGCTGGCGGACCCCGGAGGAGCGCGCGCTCCCCCGCGTGGATTCCCCGGCGCGGGTGTGGGAGCGCCTGGAGCCGCTGCGCGCGCAGCGCAAGGAGCATTTCGTGGGACTCTATCTCGACGCCTGCAACGGCCTCCTCTACCAGGAGACCGTCTCCATCGGCACGCTCACGGCGAGTCTCGTGCATCCGCGCGAGGTCTTCGTGCCGGCCGTGGAGCGCTCGGCGGCCGGGGTCATCGTCGCGCACAACCACCCTTCCGGCGACCTGCGGCCCTCCCATGAGGACCGGGAGACGACGCGGCGCCTCTCTTCCGCCGGGCGCATCCTCGGCATCCCTCTCCTCGATCACGTCCTGGTCACCGCGGGCGGCTGGCTGAGCTTCCGGGAGCAGGGTCTCCTCGGGGGGAGCCCGGCATGAAGGTCTTCCGGGCTCCCCCCCCTCACCTCTCTCCCCCGTCCCCTCTCCCCTCTCCCGCGTGGCGGGCGAGAGGAGAGGGGTGTTCTGCGTTCTGGATCCTGCTGATCTCTCTGTTCGGTCTTTGCGGTTGTGGGAAGTTGGACCTTCGGCAGGCGCGCCACCTCGAGAAGGCCGGAGACTATTCGCGCGCGCTGAAGGTCTACGAGCGCTGCGCGGAGCGCCTCTCCGGAGAGCGGCAGGCCGAGGCCCTCGAGCGCGCAGGCGCGATCTACGCCGGCGTCTTCGGCCGCTGCGACCGCGCGGTCCCCCTCTTCGAGCGCGCCGCGCGTCTGGGTCCCTTCCCGGACGCGAAGAACGACTGGCCCGCCGAGGCGCGCGCCGCTCTGCTCGAGTGTCCCGACCTCTTCCCGCTGCGCCCCGGCTCGCGTTGGACCTACGTCGACAGCGCCAGCGGCGGCGCGAACATGCGCCTCGAAGTCTCGGTTTCCACCGAGGGGTCGCGCGTGAGCGGCGCCTACTTCGCCGGCAAGCAGCGCTTCCGCGGCTACGACCGCTCCTACGACAAGGCCGACTGGGCGCTCTGGGAGACCGAGGGCCGCGAGCGGCGGCCCATCCTGCGCTATCCCTTCCGCGCCGGGCGGAGCTGGAGCGGCGCCTCCTCCGGCCGCAAGCTCGAGTACACGATCGAAGCCGACGGCGTTCTCGTGCGCGTGAAGGCCGGCGCCTTCAAGGACTGCATCAAGGTCCGTGCGCGTCCCGTCGGGGAGCCGGCCTGGGTCTACGAGTACTTCTGTCCCGGCGTCGGCCGTGCGAAGACCACGATCGGCACCTCCGAGGGCGAGAACCCCAACACGGAGCTCTCCTTCTGGGAGCCCGCCGCCCGGCCCTCCGCGCCGCGCTGAGCGGCCGCTTCCGTCGCCGCGTCCCCGTACGCGCGCGCAAAACTGTATAATCCCGGCGATGCGACCCCTCTCGCACTCCGCGGTGACGACCTATCTGGACTGTCCGCAGAGATGGAAGCTCAAGTACGTCGACAAGCTTCCCGAGAAGCCGCGCCACTTCTTCTCCTTCGGCAAGACCCTCCACTCGGCCCTCGAGTTCCTCTACGGCGTGCCCACCCCGCCGCCCCCCTCCCTCGCGGACCTGCTCGAGTACTACCGCAAGAACTGGCTCACCGAGGGCTACACGAGCCCCGACCAGGAGGCCAAGTACCGCGCCGAGGGGCGGAGCATCCTCGAGGCGTACTACGCGAAGAACGTGCCGGGCTTCCGCGTCCCCTTCTTCGTCGAGTACAAGTTCGAGACCCAGGTCGAGATCCCGGGGCAGAAGACCTTCGTCCTCCCGATCGGCGGGCGGCCGCAGGAAATCTCCCTGGAGCCCGAGTTCCTGACCCCGGTCCCCCTGCTCGGCTACGTGGACCGCATCGACAAGACCGAGGATGGACGCCTCGAGATCGTCGACTACAAGACCGGCAAGGCCTTCGACCTCGACCGCGTGCGCGAGGATCCGCAGCTCTCCCTCTATCAGATGGTCTGCGAGGAGAAGCTGGGGATGAAGGTCGCGGGCCTCACGCTCTACCACCTCCCCTCCCAGACCCCCTTCACCGTCGACCGCCGCGGCGAGGCGCTGGTCCGCGCCGTGCGCGAGCGCGTCGTCGGCGTCGGCGGTCTCGTGCGCCGCGGCCTCCAGAAGCTCGACGAGGCGTCGGACGTCCTTCCCGCCGAGTTCGAGCCCAAGCCCGAGGAGCGCAAGTGCTCCTGGTGCGACTTCAAGCCCTTCTGCCCCGCGTGGCGGCAGGCCTACGCGAAGCCCGTCCCGGCCGCCGACGAGGCGCCCGTGCTCAAGAGCGACCGGCAGATCGAGAAGCTCGTCGACCGCTACGGCCAGCTCCACGATCGGATGGCGGCCCTCGAAGAGGAGTCCGAGGCCCTCAAGAAGGACATCGTCGCCCAGCTCAAGAGCCACGGCTACGTCCGCGCCTTCGGGGTCGGCTACGAGGTCGCGATGCACAGCGAGGAGAAGTGGGAGATCCAGGACAAGGACAAGCAGAAGATCCGCGACGCGATCCAGCGCGCCGGCTTCTGGGA
Coding sequences:
- a CDS encoding RNA polymerase sigma factor, with the translated sequence MDQAGCERYEQFVRSHGERAFRFAYRLAGDAEEAKEVVQDAFFRLFRTWECYDPSQPLEAWFTVILRNVFLDGRRRYERRHTVPLDEGPRDGEEEGRTRALGDGEPPLLEVLEREEVSARVRAALERLEYDHRTVLTLCDMEGCSYEEISRVVDVPVGTVRSRLSRAREALRRELLSEEGVTA
- a CDS encoding zf-HC2 domain-containing protein, which translates into the protein MNCIEREVLSAYADGECVSSERETVEKHLPACADCRARLAELRALKGAVASAFPSPSLSPALARALLEPGARRRGWGEALRALRESLLRPAAGFAFAAAALALGVWFTRVDEPLGAPELPVELLLCAHEDYARTLPLAAREAAPLSADDDEAADD
- a CDS encoding PD-(D/E)XK nuclease family protein produces the protein MRPLSHSAVTTYLDCPQRWKLKYVDKLPEKPRHFFSFGKTLHSALEFLYGVPTPPPPSLADLLEYYRKNWLTEGYTSPDQEAKYRAEGRSILEAYYAKNVPGFRVPFFVEYKFETQVEIPGQKTFVLPIGGRPQEISLEPEFLTPVPLLGYVDRIDKTEDGRLEIVDYKTGKAFDLDRVREDPQLSLYQMVCEEKLGMKVAGLTLYHLPSQTPFTVDRRGEALVRAVRERVVGVGGLVRRGLQKLDEASDVLPAEFEPKPEERKCSWCDFKPFCPAWRQAYAKPVPAADEAPVLKSDRQIEKLVDRYGQLHDRMAALEEESEALKKDIVAQLKSHGYVRAFGVGYEVAMHSEEKWEIQDKDKQKIRDAIQRAGFWDRIIAPSAPLVQKLMNDPALPLDLQERLRKLAKKVEHHTLRLKKIAETE
- the radC gene encoding DNA repair protein RadC, which translates into the protein MTRIADLHPCERPRERLAARGAAALGDDELLALALRTGNAGRGVLDLARDLLAAHPDGALGRLGYERLAELEGLGTGRAAALAASFELARRWRTPEERALPRVDSPARVWERLEPLRAQRKEHFVGLYLDACNGLLYQETVSIGTLTASLVHPREVFVPAVERSAAGVIVAHNHPSGDLRPSHEDRETTRRLSSAGRILGIPLLDHVLVTAGGWLSFREQGLLGGSPA
- a CDS encoding sigma-E factor regulatory protein RseB domain-containing protein, which translates into the protein MIRTRVLLSALLAAAPTAALAGPRAAAAAKPEAAAETLLRATLAPPRRAWDGELVVENRAGGVVERRTVKALFSPPDLRRREALYPDGRVRLLIVSDGRVEWVYDAARGLALKGEPADPDVKLLDPDEELELLLRSHELREGDGERVAGREARVLELFRRADGKLSLRLWVDAREGLVLKREAYGADGEPPLVSEFRAVVFSSAIAPAAFSFVPPRGVRARERRWRGDFLDLEEAEAQAGMPLMLPRRLPEGFVLESVNVLPYKGASILHARFTDGVGLLSLFQYPRTARLRLGWGKLGRPKSVRVGVSPGRMAATGDGKILDWKGARFRFVLIGPGSAEALRRVAESIEEVP